TATTCTTTCAATTTTTCTGCAATTACCTGAATTAAAGCAGAAGAAGATACCATTCCTATTTTTACCGCATCCGGACGGATATCTGTAAAAATACTATCCAATTGCTGAGCCAGAAATTCCGGTGTCACTTCCATAATCCCTGTCACACCTGTAGTATTTTGTGCTGTCAATGCCGTAATTGCCGTCATAGCATATACTCCATTTGCAGTCATGGTCTTAATATCAGCCTGAATCCCGGCCCCTCCACTAGAATCACTTCCGGCAATTGATAATGCTGTTCTCATCATACTTCATCTTCTCCTTTTTCTGTCATACTCCACCAAAATTTTTGAAAATCATCATATCCCGGCAAATATACATCCGCCGTATTCCATATCTTAGCCAAATCTCTGTCATTTGCCTGATCGTACACTCCTACTGTAATAAATCCAGCCTTCTTTGCTGTTACAATTGCGTGATATGCATCTTCAAAAACAATTACTTCATCCGGATCACAATCCATCTGAAGTGCTGCCGCAAGGTAAATATCTGGTTTTGACTTATCTGTCTGCATCTCTGTACATGTCAAAATTCCTTCAAACAGATTCCTGATTCCCAATCGCTTTAGGGCTTCCTCAAGATTCTTTCGATCTCCCGTTGTAGCGATTACCATCGGAATATGTAACTCACGAAATCCTTCAAGAAAACTTCGGACGCCTTCTTTTAAAGGTACCTTCTTTGCATAGTATTCTTCTATCTCACGATTCAGTCCATCTATGATTTCTTCTTCTGTCAGATTCAAATGATACTCTTGAATCAAATACCGGGCTGCCTGCGGAAGACTCATTGTAAAGAGGACTTCCCCGAGACCCTGTTTTGCTTCAATCCCCATAGATTTTAAATAAAGCTCTCCTAAATTCTCCCAGATAGGCATGGAATTCAAAAGCGTTCCATCCGCATCAAATATTATTCCTTTCACCATTTCCTTTACCTCATCCATTTGCAGTGTTATTTTGCAAGCATCTGTTCCGTACGGCTCCTTAAATCTTTTGTTGCCTGTTCAATATCCGGCTGAGCAAACAACGCGCTGATAACTGCAATGCCACTAATACCACTTCCTGCAAGTTCTTCTACATTATGCGCTCCAACGCCTCCAATTGCAACAACCGGAATAGAAACCGCTTCACATATTTCCTTCAGAACCTCTTTTCCGACTTCAACTGCATCTTCTTTGGTCCCTGTTGGAAATACTGCCCCAACTCCTAAATAATCTGCACCTCTTTTTTCAGCTTCCACTGCCTGCTGTACAGTCTGTGCTGAAACTCCGATAATTTTATCCGGACCAAGTTTTGCACGAACATCACCGGCTTCCATGTCACGCTGTCCTACATGTACTCCATCTGCATCAATTGCTGCTGTGAGTTCAACATTATCATTAATTATAAATGGAACATGGTATTTACGGCAAAGCTCCTGGATTTCTTTTGCCTCTTCCATAAAATGTTCTTCATCCAGATTCTTTTCGCGCAGCTGAATAAATGTCGCCCCACCCTTCAATACTTTTTCAACCTGACTGTAAAGTGTCTCTCCATTTAGCCAATGACGATCTGTTACTGCATATAAAATCAAATCTTTCTTCTCACAATTCATTCTATTTTACCATCCTTTTTGTACAAAATTTATCGAATTTCGTAGTTTGCACCCTTTTCTAAAATATCTCCTGTCATATTATAAATAGCATCTATAATACGATTGCGATAGGTAGCGTTGCCGTCTCCTGTTTGCATCCTGCTCCATCCAATCTCCCCGGCAAGTCCCATAGCGCAGACCGCCGCTGCTGCCGCTTCGAGCATTTCATCTGGATTCGCAGTAATAAATGCTGTCATCATACCGGATAACTGACATCCTGTCCCGGTGATTTTCCCCATCTCCGGACGCCCATTACGGATCACATAACATCTATTTCCATCTGTAACCAAATCGATTCTACCTGTCACAGCAATAATCGTTCCCGTCTTCTTAGAAAAAGCTTTCACAAACTCAATTGCCTGTTCTAAATTTTCTTCTGTTACGGCATCCGACACGTCTGCATCTACACCCTTTGTTGTCCCACTTCCAAGTGCCAGAGTTTTTATTTCGGAAATATTCCCCCTGATAACTGCCAGATTTAATTCTTGCATTAACCGCAGGGCCGTTTCTGTACGGAATTTACTTGCACCTGCTCCTACCGGATCTAATAAAATCGGATGATGCAAATCGTTTGCCTTTTTTCCTGCACGCAGCATACCTTCGATACTTGATTTATGTAATGTCCCGATATTGATATTCAATCCATTACAAATAGATGTGATATCTTCCACATCTTCCACCTCATCTGACATGATCGGACTCCCTCCACACGCAAGCAGGATATTGGCGACATCATTCACCGTCACATAATTTGTAATATTATGTATCAAGGGCATTGTTTTTCTAAGCAGATCAAATTGTCTCTTCATGAATGCTATCTTCCTTTCAACAAACTCCAAAAAGCGGACATTCCACTCAAGTGATGTCCGCTTCAATTACCTTTACTATTATAACTCACATTTTGTAAATGTAAAGTTTTTTATCTCTCACATTTTCTTACTGCACTTTTGCAATGTCGATCAATGTCAGTTTCTGAATATCTGTATTTTCAAGACTGGTGATCAAGGCTTTTGCTGTGTCCATTGCTGTCAATACATTAACACCTGTCTCAATCGCATTTCTTCGGATAATAAATCCATCTTTTGAATGCTCTGCTCCCTGTGCCGGAATATCAATAACAAGATCAATTTCATGACCAAGAATTAAATCCAGAAGGTTTGGAGACTCCTGTTCAATCTTACGAACCGGGATTGCCTTCACGCCTGCCTCTCTTAAAGTAGCCGCTGTTCCGCTTGTCGCGAAGATACGATATCCGATATCAGCAAATCTACGGCCAATCTCCACTGCCTCTTCTTTTTCTTCATCACGAACTGTCATGATCATATTTTTATATTTCGGCAATTTGATTCCTGCACCGATAAATGCTTTGTATAATGCTTCGTCGAATGTCTTTGCAATTCCAAGACACTCTCCTGTCGATTTCATTTCCGGTCCAAGGCTGATATCTGCTCCTCTAATCTTCTCAAATGAGAATACCGGCATTTTAACCGCAATATAATCTGCTTCCTTCTGAAGTCCCGGTGTGTAGCCTAATTCACGTATTTTCTTACCGATGATAACCTGCGTTGCAAGTGGTACGATCGGAATGCCTGTTACTTTACTGATATATGGCACCGTACGGCTGGAACGAGGGTTTACTTCGATTACATATACATCGTCCTCTCCGCATACAATAAACTGAATATTGATCATACCGATTACATGCAGTGATTTTGCAAGTCTTCTTGTATATTCTGCAATCTTATCCTTTGCTGACTGTGTCAGGCTCTGTGCCGGATATACTGAAATACTGTCTCCCGAATGGATACCTGCTCTCTCAATATGCTCCATAATTCCCGGAATCAGAATATCCTCTCCGTCACATACAGCATCTACTTCGATTTCTTTACCTTGTAAATATTTATCTACAAGAATTGGGTGATCCTGTGCAATTCTATTGATGATTCCGATAAATTCATCAATATCATGATCATTGATTGCAATCTGCATACCCTGTCCACCAAGTACGTATGAAGGACGAACCAGTACAGGATATCCAAGTCTGTTTGCTACTTCTTTTGCTTCTTCTGCTGTAAATACAGTTCCACCTGTCGGTCTCGGAATCTCACACTCTTCCAGGATTTCATCAAAGAGCTCTCTGTCCTCTGCTTTGTCTACATTTTCTGCAGATGTTCCAAGAATCGGAACTCCCATCTTCATCAGACTTTCTGTTAATTTAATCGCTGTCTGTCCACCAAACTGAACAACTGCTCCATCTGGTTTTTCAATATCCACAATGCTTTCCACATCTTCCGGTGTTAATGGCTCAAAATACAACTTATCTGCAATATCAAAGTCAGTACTTACTGTCTCCGGGTTGTTATTTACAATAATTGTTTCATAATTTTCTTTTGAAAATGCCCATGTACAATGTACGGAACAGAAGTCAAACTCTATACCCTGACCGATACGGATTGGGCCGGAACCTAATACCAGTACTTTCTTTTTATCATTTGTCTTCTCGACTTCTGATTCACAACCAAATACAGAATAGTAATATGGTGTCTCGGCTGCGAACTCAGCTGCACAAGTATCAACCATCTTATATGCTGCAACGATACCATTTGCAT
This Ruminococcus hominis DNA region includes the following protein-coding sequences:
- the thiE gene encoding thiamine phosphate synthase encodes the protein MNCEKKDLILYAVTDRHWLNGETLYSQVEKVLKGGATFIQLREKNLDEEHFMEEAKEIQELCRKYHVPFIINDNVELTAAIDADGVHVGQRDMEAGDVRAKLGPDKIIGVSAQTVQQAVEAEKRGADYLGVGAVFPTGTKEDAVEVGKEVLKEICEAVSIPVVAIGGVGAHNVEELAGSGISGIAVISALFAQPDIEQATKDLRSRTEQMLAK
- the carB gene encoding carbamoyl-phosphate synthase large subunit, with the translated sequence MPRDNSIKKVLVIGSGPIVIGQAAEFDYAGTQACRSLKEEGLEVVLLNSNPATIMTDKDIADRVYIEPLTIEVVEQLIKKEKPDSVLPTLGGQAGLNLAMELEEAGFLKENNVRLIGTTSETIKKAEDRLEFKATMEKIGEPVAASLVVENVEDGLAFANSIGYPVVLRPAYTLGGSGGGIAHDSQQLIEILENGLRLSRVGQVLVERCIAGWKEIEYEVMRDSKGNCITVCNMENIDPVGVHTGDSIVVAPSQTLGDKEYQMLRTSALNIISELNITGGCNVQYALNPDSFEYCVIEVNPRVSRSSALASKATGYPIAKVAAKIALGYTLDEIKNAITHKTYASFEPMLDYCVVKIPRLPFDKFISAKRTLTTQMKATGEVMSICDNFEGALMKAIRSLEQHVDSLMSYDFTNLSDDDLMEELHIVDDMRMWRIAEAIRRGVSYETIHDITKIDIWFIDKFAIITEMEERLRTEKLTPELLKEAKRIEFPDNVIADLTGKDEREIHDMRHANGIVAAYKMVDTCAAEFAAETPYYYSVFGCESEVEKTNDKKKVLVLGSGPIRIGQGIEFDFCSVHCTWAFSKENYETIIVNNNPETVSTDFDIADKLYFEPLTPEDVESIVDIEKPDGAVVQFGGQTAIKLTESLMKMGVPILGTSAENVDKAEDRELFDEILEECEIPRPTGGTVFTAEEAKEVANRLGYPVLVRPSYVLGGQGMQIAINDHDIDEFIGIINRIAQDHPILVDKYLQGKEIEVDAVCDGEDILIPGIMEHIERAGIHSGDSISVYPAQSLTQSAKDKIAEYTRRLAKSLHVIGMINIQFIVCGEDDVYVIEVNPRSSRTVPYISKVTGIPIVPLATQVIIGKKIRELGYTPGLQKEADYIAVKMPVFSFEKIRGADISLGPEMKSTGECLGIAKTFDEALYKAFIGAGIKLPKYKNMIMTVRDEEKEEAVEIGRRFADIGYRIFATSGTAATLREAGVKAIPVRKIEQESPNLLDLILGHEIDLVIDIPAQGAEHSKDGFIIRRNAIETGVNVLTAMDTAKALITSLENTDIQKLTLIDIAKVQ
- the thiM gene encoding hydroxyethylthiazole kinase yields the protein MKRQFDLLRKTMPLIHNITNYVTVNDVANILLACGGSPIMSDEVEDVEDITSICNGLNINIGTLHKSSIEGMLRAGKKANDLHHPILLDPVGAGASKFRTETALRLMQELNLAVIRGNISEIKTLALGSGTTKGVDADVSDAVTEENLEQAIEFVKAFSKKTGTIIAVTGRIDLVTDGNRCYVIRNGRPEMGKITGTGCQLSGMMTAFITANPDEMLEAAAAAVCAMGLAGEIGWSRMQTGDGNATYRNRIIDAIYNMTGDILEKGANYEIR
- a CDS encoding HAD family hydrolase; amino-acid sequence: MVKGIIFDADGTLLNSMPIWENLGELYLKSMGIEAKQGLGEVLFTMSLPQAARYLIQEYHLNLTEEEIIDGLNREIEEYYAKKVPLKEGVRSFLEGFRELHIPMVIATTGDRKNLEEALKRLGIRNLFEGILTCTEMQTDKSKPDIYLAAALQMDCDPDEVIVFEDAYHAIVTAKKAGFITVGVYDQANDRDLAKIWNTADVYLPGYDDFQKFWWSMTEKGEDEV